One Acidobacteriota bacterium DNA segment encodes these proteins:
- a CDS encoding SPASM domain-containing protein, which yields MSQTPTLLPPRPTEAPASSSLPGPHPLVFSEVRIENTNRCGYKCFFCPRDQHTRDQGFMSLEDLALVLDRVGEHRGRVDLHGFGEPLLDRQLADKIALVRQRWPESEPRIYSTLGARVKPEEMERMVTNGLRQVEVSFYGFDAETYRQVHAVNGFEMAKRNLETLCRLQQAYPETFQVVVRAFPSHPDVEAPGSQEEVEAFRRWLADLGVETVRERELHNYGNGRSYNTVDTEIPCSVTWGYRRRILQVTWDLHVIPCCFDFNAEVRFGNLRHQSLEEILHGPVYEQFIRDHHENRLEDYPVCLGCERCHLA from the coding sequence ATGTCTCAGACACCCACCCTGCTGCCCCCCCGACCCACGGAGGCCCCCGCCTCCTCTTCCCTGCCGGGCCCCCACCCGCTGGTGTTCTCCGAGGTGCGCATCGAGAACACCAACCGCTGCGGCTACAAATGCTTCTTCTGTCCCCGCGACCAGCACACCCGCGACCAGGGCTTCATGTCCCTGGAAGATCTGGCGCTGGTCCTCGACCGCGTCGGCGAGCACCGCGGGCGGGTCGACCTCCACGGCTTCGGTGAGCCCCTCCTCGACCGCCAGCTGGCAGACAAGATCGCCCTGGTGCGCCAGCGCTGGCCGGAGAGCGAGCCGCGCATCTACTCCACCCTCGGCGCGCGGGTCAAGCCGGAGGAGATGGAGCGCATGGTGACCAACGGTCTGCGGCAGGTGGAGGTGAGCTTCTACGGCTTCGACGCCGAGACCTACCGCCAGGTGCACGCGGTCAACGGCTTCGAGATGGCCAAGCGCAATCTCGAGACCCTCTGCCGCCTCCAGCAGGCCTATCCGGAGACGTTCCAGGTGGTGGTGCGCGCCTTCCCCAGCCACCCCGACGTGGAAGCCCCGGGCTCTCAGGAAGAGGTCGAGGCCTTCCGCCGCTGGCTGGCGGATTTGGGTGTCGAAACGGTGCGCGAGCGCGAGCTCCACAACTACGGCAACGGGCGCAGCTACAACACCGTCGACACCGAGATCCCATGCTCCGTGACCTGGGGCTACCGCCGGCGGATCCTGCAGGTGACCTGGGACCTCCACGTGATTCCCTGCTGCTTCGATTTCAACGCCGAGGTGCGCTTCGGCAACCTCCGCCACCAGAGCCTGGAGGAGATCCTCCACGGCCCGGTGTACGAGCAGTTCATCCGCGACCACCACGAGAACCGACTTGAGGACTATCCAGTATGCCTAGGCTGCGAGAGATGTCACCTAGCCTAG
- a CDS encoding B12-binding domain-containing radical SAM protein, producing MAHLNILGDCSTQAGPALGPPAEVQPLRICLLRPPSPELINDRIDPPIGLLQIGTVLRQEGHEVTILDFAGGSQPRIPDADLYGITLFTISYVESLELRDQIREISSAPIMVGGPHAQALPKETAEDFDYVVVGEAEAEIAYLVGPMASRELETAVVHTQAPLDLGALPLNDYSLVDTDSYSRVVDGRLAFSILSGRGCPFRCTYCFTAALAEKVRLRPVDHVMAELHQLDADYSVDALRFIDDNFLMNLRFFRQLAPRLKEFGRPYRVYCRAVDLTEERCRLLAESGCRMVACGVESGSQTMQDLMNTRKDVQKMAEGIRIARRYGIEVRVGLIVGYPGETWETVRESVRELIKMPFSSYNLFNFVPLPGTDPYHNPERYGITWLSDDWKDYYILYGENQASYAFEHETLDRRTLAQMRAYMIESLNGRFMPALNDVDFK from the coding sequence ATGGCCCACCTCAACATCCTCGGAGACTGCTCAACCCAAGCCGGCCCCGCCCTGGGTCCCCCGGCGGAGGTGCAACCGCTGCGCATCTGCCTGCTGCGGCCGCCGTCTCCGGAGCTGATCAACGACCGCATCGATCCGCCCATCGGGTTGCTGCAAATCGGCACCGTGCTGCGCCAAGAGGGTCACGAGGTGACCATTCTGGATTTCGCCGGCGGCAGTCAGCCGCGGATTCCCGACGCCGACCTCTACGGCATCACCCTCTTCACCATCTCCTACGTCGAGTCCCTGGAGCTGAGGGATCAGATCCGCGAGATCTCCTCGGCCCCGATCATGGTCGGCGGCCCCCACGCCCAGGCTCTGCCCAAGGAGACAGCGGAGGATTTCGACTACGTGGTGGTGGGCGAAGCGGAGGCGGAGATCGCCTATCTGGTGGGCCCCATGGCGAGCCGGGAGCTGGAGACGGCGGTGGTTCACACCCAGGCGCCCCTGGATCTCGGCGCCCTGCCCCTCAACGATTACTCGCTGGTGGATACCGACTCCTACAGCCGCGTGGTGGACGGCCGCCTGGCCTTCTCCATCCTCTCCGGCCGCGGCTGCCCCTTCCGCTGCACCTATTGCTTCACCGCCGCGCTGGCGGAGAAGGTGCGGTTGCGCCCGGTGGACCACGTGATGGCCGAGCTCCACCAGCTGGACGCGGACTACTCCGTCGACGCCCTGCGCTTCATCGACGACAACTTCCTGATGAACCTGCGTTTCTTCCGCCAGCTGGCACCGCGGCTGAAGGAATTCGGCCGACCCTACCGGGTCTACTGCCGCGCCGTCGACCTCACCGAGGAACGCTGCCGCCTGCTGGCGGAGTCCGGCTGCCGCATGGTCGCCTGCGGCGTCGAGTCGGGCAGCCAGACGATGCAGGACCTGATGAACACCCGCAAGGACGTGCAGAAGATGGCGGAGGGCATTCGCATCGCCCGGCGCTACGGCATCGAGGTGCGGGTGGGGCTCATCGTCGGCTATCCCGGCGAAACCTGGGAGACGGTGCGGGAGTCGGTGCGGGAGCTGATCAAGATGCCGTTCTCCAGCTACAACCTATTCAACTTCGTCCCCCTGCCGGGAACCGATCCCTACCACAACCCCGAGCGCTACGGCATCACCTGGCTGTCCGACGATTGGAAGGATTACTACATCCTCTACGGCGAGAACCAGGCGAGCTACGCCTTCGAGCACGAGACCCTCGACCGCCGCACCCTGGCGCAGATGCGCGCCTACATGATCGAGAGCCTCAACGGCCGCTTCATGCCCGCCCTCAACGACGTGGACTTCAAATGA
- a CDS encoding ABC transporter permease yields MEELLHDLRFALRGLVKKPGFSLVAILTLGLGIGAATAIFSLVQTVLLEPLPYEHPDRLMLVETDLGAEGLLPTMVSGPEYLDLKDQDQLLSHVSSLLEGTFTITGEGDPWQVRALGASPSLFPLLGVEAALGRTFLPEEEGPGTKAVLLDYDFWRSRFGGDPEILERTIQVDGEAYRVVGVLPADFTLLPTDDHLPSDVDLWLAMPFDYASMNRNYRSFRVLARLQDGVSLSAAQAEMNSLAEGLEEKYPDSYRDRAWGLNLVSFRSHLVEGIKTPLLLLMTAVVGVLLIACGNVANLLLARGATRSRELALRTSLGASRTRLIRQLLTEQVVLALLGGAAGLILAFWGLKAIIALDPGRIPRLEQASLDPSVLAFAVVVSLATAVITGMVPVLRAARNASAPTLREGGRGMMSSLSGKKLHSLLVISEVALALVVVVGTGLLLRSFQELQRVDPGFDAENVLSLRIDLPGDRYGHRADRAAFFTELLQRIEQLPGVTSAGVVSHLPFTDAYWSYPVLAEGRPSRPEDEEFVDLRSASPGYFETMGARIVAGRDFQPGDDLSTPHVAILDRNLAERLFPDEDPLDKEVRVKETDLIRRVIGVVDHIHHYGLEDEPKGQLYFAYSQNPRIQTAVVVRSAVDPETLIEPVRQQIWALDKDQPAFDIATMDQRVASSLGPNRFSLVMFSLAAFIAVALAAVGVYALLSFSVAQRHQEMGVRMALGARRVDLLRLVVLQGLRLAALGVVVGLVATLAGVRTLDSLLYGVPAYDPVTLLTVPLALLLVVLLATLVPALRATRIDPMNALRTE; encoded by the coding sequence ATGGAAGAGCTACTTCACGACCTGCGCTTCGCCCTCCGGGGGCTGGTCAAGAAACCGGGCTTCAGCCTGGTGGCCATCCTCACCTTGGGACTGGGCATCGGTGCCGCCACCGCCATCTTCAGCCTGGTGCAGACGGTGCTGCTGGAGCCCCTGCCCTACGAGCACCCGGACCGGCTGATGCTGGTGGAAACGGACCTCGGCGCCGAGGGGCTGCTGCCGACCATGGTCTCCGGCCCGGAGTACCTCGACCTCAAGGATCAGGACCAGCTCCTCAGCCACGTCTCCAGCCTGCTCGAAGGCACCTTCACCATCACCGGCGAGGGAGATCCATGGCAGGTGCGCGCCCTCGGCGCCTCCCCCAGCCTCTTCCCCCTGCTCGGCGTCGAGGCCGCCCTCGGCCGTACCTTCCTGCCCGAGGAAGAAGGCCCCGGCACCAAGGCGGTGCTGCTGGACTACGACTTCTGGCGCTCCCGTTTCGGCGGTGACCCGGAGATCCTGGAGCGCACCATCCAGGTGGACGGCGAGGCCTACCGGGTGGTGGGGGTGCTACCCGCCGACTTCACCCTGCTGCCCACCGACGACCACCTGCCCAGCGACGTCGATCTGTGGCTCGCCATGCCCTTCGACTACGCGTCCATGAACCGCAACTACCGCAGCTTCCGGGTCCTCGCCCGGCTGCAGGACGGCGTCTCCCTGTCGGCGGCCCAGGCGGAGATGAATTCCCTCGCCGAGGGGCTGGAGGAGAAATACCCCGACAGCTACCGGGACCGCGCCTGGGGTCTCAACCTGGTGTCCTTCCGAAGCCATCTGGTGGAGGGGATCAAGACACCCCTGCTGCTGCTCATGACCGCCGTGGTGGGGGTCCTGCTCATCGCCTGCGGCAACGTCGCCAACTTGCTGCTGGCCCGCGGCGCCACCCGCAGCCGCGAGCTCGCCCTGCGCACCAGCCTCGGGGCCAGCCGCACCCGTCTGATCCGCCAGTTGCTCACCGAGCAGGTGGTCCTCGCTCTGCTCGGCGGTGCGGCGGGTTTGATCCTGGCCTTCTGGGGCCTGAAGGCCATCATCGCCCTCGACCCCGGGCGCATCCCACGGCTGGAGCAGGCCAGCCTCGATCCCTCGGTCCTCGCCTTCGCCGTCGTGGTCTCCCTGGCGACGGCGGTGATCACCGGCATGGTGCCGGTGCTGCGGGCGGCACGCAACGCCTCGGCGCCGACCCTGCGGGAGGGCGGCCGGGGCATGATGTCGAGCCTCAGCGGCAAGAAGCTCCACAGCCTGTTGGTGATCTCCGAGGTGGCTCTGGCGCTGGTGGTGGTGGTGGGCACCGGCCTGCTGCTGCGCAGCTTCCAGGAGCTCCAGCGGGTGGATCCGGGCTTCGACGCCGAGAACGTGCTCTCCCTGCGCATCGACCTCCCCGGCGACCGCTACGGCCACCGCGCCGACCGCGCCGCCTTCTTCACCGAGCTGCTGCAGCGCATCGAGCAGCTCCCCGGCGTCACCTCCGCGGGAGTGGTCTCCCACCTGCCCTTCACCGACGCCTATTGGTCGTACCCGGTGCTGGCGGAGGGCCGCCCCAGCCGCCCCGAGGACGAGGAGTTCGTCGACCTGCGCTCCGCTTCGCCGGGCTACTTCGAGACCATGGGCGCCCGCATCGTCGCCGGCCGGGACTTCCAACCCGGCGACGACCTCTCCACCCCCCACGTGGCGATCCTCGACCGCAACCTGGCGGAGCGCCTCTTCCCCGACGAGGATCCCCTGGACAAAGAAGTGCGAGTGAAGGAGACGGACCTCATCCGCCGGGTCATCGGCGTCGTCGACCACATCCACCACTATGGCCTGGAGGACGAGCCCAAGGGTCAGCTGTACTTCGCCTACAGCCAGAACCCGCGCATCCAGACCGCGGTGGTGGTGCGCTCGGCGGTGGATCCGGAAACCCTCATCGAGCCGGTGCGCCAGCAGATCTGGGCCCTCGACAAGGACCAACCCGCCTTCGACATCGCCACCATGGACCAGCGGGTAGCCAGCTCCCTGGGACCCAATCGCTTCAGCCTGGTGATGTTCTCCCTGGCGGCGTTCATCGCGGTGGCGCTGGCGGCGGTGGGGGTCTACGCCCTGCTCTCGTTCTCGGTGGCCCAGCGGCACCAGGAGATGGGGGTGCGCATGGCCCTCGGCGCCCGCCGCGTCGACCTGCTGCGGCTGGTGGTCCTGCAGGGCCTGCGCCTCGCCGCCCTCGGCGTGGTGGTGGGGCTGGTGGCCACCCTCGCCGGGGTTCGCACCCTCGACAGCCTGCTCTACGGTGTCCCCGCCTACGACCCGGTGACGCTGCTCACGGTGCCCCTGGCGCTGCTCCTGGTGGTCCTCTTGGCCACCCTGGTGCCGGCGCTGCGGGCTACCCGCATCGACCCCATGAACGCCCTGAGGACCGAATGA
- a CDS encoding thiamine pyrophosphate-binding protein produces MSSVHSQPAAVVEHARTCLEQLGALGYDFFTGVPCSLLNPLYAALGNGDLAYYPATREDLAVGLAAGATMAGRRPVVLMQNSGLGVSINALLSLQRMYELPVLLIVSWRGHGPDAPEHVDLGARMPALFETLGVRWRFLSAGDAFDPAFHDEGDLAALVVRPKEFERRESEEEGSP; encoded by the coding sequence GTGAGCTCCGTCCACTCCCAGCCCGCCGCCGTCGTCGAGCACGCCCGAACCTGCCTCGAGCAACTCGGAGCCCTGGGCTACGACTTCTTTACCGGCGTTCCCTGCAGCCTGCTCAACCCCCTCTACGCGGCCCTGGGGAACGGTGACCTGGCGTACTACCCGGCCACCCGGGAGGATCTGGCGGTGGGGCTCGCCGCCGGCGCCACCATGGCCGGCCGCCGGCCGGTGGTGCTGATGCAGAACTCCGGTCTCGGAGTCTCCATCAACGCCCTCCTCTCCCTCCAGCGCATGTACGAGCTGCCGGTGCTGCTGATCGTCAGCTGGCGCGGGCACGGGCCCGATGCCCCGGAGCACGTGGACTTGGGAGCCCGCATGCCCGCACTGTTCGAAACCCTGGGAGTGCGCTGGCGCTTCCTCAGCGCCGGCGACGCCTTCGACCCCGCCTTCCACGACGAGGGCGACCTGGCGGCGCTGGTGGTGCGGCCGAAGGAATTCGAGCGGCGAGAGAGCGAAGAGGAGGGCTCCCCATGA
- a CDS encoding lantibiotic dehydratase: protein MDRSHSQLVADAEDADTGTFPPHLEPLPGERWGLWRWFCLRGAGFPAREVLRLASPSVAEAADRVLAAEGHLEACREAALEELRDGLEELEKRERFRRIGAISRLNKGKTPRKRDVTGPATNAAIDSAVERFAEARDRLEAETAAFGQSFDDGMVELAGHLREIASDDRFRQALSWQNRHALETGVDALLRQPADGSRNSQERQHEQVVTAYLQRYCTKNDTIGWFGPMGWGQFTATGDDLVFEAGEDLVAERIVRFENWCVDKVAEVLLGGEELRPYWLPRVMPFFVLRGRQYIPMQGEAVELSEQQLAVFQACDGRRSARQIAQDLAADPQLGFEGPEAVMALLTAMHSTGMLLWQPELPMVRRPERVLRQRLEAIDDPELREPRLARLDELEAHRDRIAAAGDADQLGEALEALEEWFTEVTGSSATRLGGKTYAARTLIHQDCRRDIRLELGPAVLDELGPPLSLILMSARWFTYELSRRWTEQLTEAYRQLREASGQAVIPLFQYFHGIQPILLQANIDMVAEVAAEMQQRWAKILDLEGDERRVERSSAEVRRRLEEALPAPGPGWKHAREQCPDVLLRAESPEAIRRGEFGFVLGEIHLSTNTLRTRLFSESHPDPAVLLDAVLRDIPEPTVVPWLPRRRSDDETTLLTGVQQLSTTTARLDYGLVTGKDLRISLDLEPPADPEAPTVRIGDFVVLEDEGQLHIRSLDGSYDFQVMDFLDAAFSAQTINSFRVMPKAPHVPRVTIDRMVVQRESWRIPAAELDFPGAKTEPERFLGARRWARSHGIPRFVFARSPYENKPFFVDFDSPPAVEIFCRIARRAIDRGGEEIRLGVSEMLPDFDDCWLQDAEGNHYTSELRVVAVDLAEGGANAEHPGLRVGGEES from the coding sequence ATGGACCGCAGTCATTCTCAACTCGTTGCCGACGCAGAGGACGCCGACACCGGCACCTTTCCGCCTCACCTGGAACCGCTTCCGGGAGAGCGCTGGGGCCTGTGGCGGTGGTTCTGCCTGCGCGGTGCGGGATTCCCGGCTCGGGAAGTTCTGCGCCTGGCGTCACCGTCCGTCGCCGAAGCCGCGGATCGCGTGCTGGCCGCCGAGGGTCATCTGGAGGCCTGCCGCGAGGCCGCCCTGGAAGAGCTGCGGGACGGCCTGGAGGAGCTGGAGAAGCGCGAGCGCTTCCGGCGCATTGGAGCCATCTCCCGCCTCAACAAGGGCAAGACTCCCCGCAAGCGGGACGTCACCGGCCCCGCCACCAACGCGGCCATCGACTCGGCCGTCGAACGCTTTGCCGAAGCCCGCGACCGCCTCGAGGCGGAGACCGCCGCCTTCGGCCAGAGCTTTGACGACGGCATGGTGGAGCTCGCCGGGCACCTGCGGGAAATCGCCAGTGACGACCGCTTCCGCCAGGCCCTCTCCTGGCAGAACCGCCACGCCTTGGAAACCGGCGTCGACGCCCTCCTGCGCCAACCCGCCGACGGCTCCCGCAACTCCCAGGAGCGCCAGCACGAGCAGGTGGTGACCGCCTACCTCCAACGCTACTGCACCAAGAACGACACCATCGGCTGGTTCGGCCCCATGGGCTGGGGACAATTCACCGCCACCGGCGACGATCTGGTCTTCGAAGCCGGCGAAGACCTGGTGGCAGAACGCATCGTGCGCTTCGAGAATTGGTGCGTCGACAAGGTCGCGGAAGTGCTCCTGGGAGGCGAAGAGCTACGCCCCTACTGGCTGCCGCGAGTGATGCCCTTCTTCGTCCTGCGGGGCCGGCAGTACATCCCCATGCAGGGCGAGGCGGTGGAGCTCAGCGAGCAGCAGCTGGCGGTCTTCCAGGCCTGCGACGGCCGGCGCTCCGCCCGCCAGATCGCCCAGGACCTGGCGGCGGATCCGCAGCTCGGCTTCGAAGGCCCCGAGGCGGTGATGGCCCTGCTCACCGCCATGCATTCCACCGGCATGCTCCTGTGGCAACCGGAGCTACCCATGGTGCGGCGGCCGGAACGGGTGCTGCGCCAGCGCCTCGAAGCCATCGACGATCCCGAGCTGAGGGAGCCGCGGTTGGCGCGCCTCGACGAGCTCGAAGCCCACCGGGACCGCATCGCCGCCGCCGGGGACGCGGATCAGCTGGGCGAAGCCCTGGAAGCCCTCGAAGAGTGGTTCACCGAGGTCACCGGCAGCAGCGCCACCCGCCTCGGGGGCAAGACCTACGCCGCCCGCACCCTGATCCACCAGGACTGCCGCCGGGACATCCGGCTGGAGCTGGGGCCGGCGGTGCTGGACGAGCTGGGGCCACCCCTGAGCCTGATTCTGATGAGCGCCCGGTGGTTCACCTACGAACTCTCCCGCCGCTGGACCGAACAACTCACGGAAGCCTATCGGCAGCTGCGGGAGGCCAGCGGTCAGGCGGTGATCCCCCTGTTTCAATACTTCCACGGCATCCAGCCCATTCTGCTCCAAGCCAATATCGACATGGTCGCCGAGGTCGCCGCCGAGATGCAGCAGCGCTGGGCGAAGATCCTCGATCTGGAGGGTGACGAGCGGCGGGTGGAGCGCAGCAGCGCCGAGGTGCGCCGGCGCCTGGAGGAAGCGCTGCCGGCACCGGGGCCGGGCTGGAAGCACGCCCGCGAGCAATGCCCCGACGTCCTGCTGCGGGCGGAGAGCCCTGAAGCCATCCGCCGCGGCGAGTTCGGCTTCGTCCTCGGGGAGATCCACCTCTCCACCAACACTCTGCGCACCCGCTTGTTCTCCGAGTCCCATCCCGATCCGGCGGTGCTCTTGGACGCCGTGCTGCGGGACATCCCGGAGCCCACGGTGGTGCCCTGGCTGCCGCGACGCAGAAGCGACGACGAGACCACCCTGCTCACCGGCGTCCAACAGCTCTCCACCACCACCGCGCGGCTGGACTACGGCCTGGTCACCGGCAAGGACCTGCGCATCTCCCTCGATCTCGAGCCGCCGGCGGATCCCGAGGCCCCCACCGTGCGCATCGGTGATTTCGTGGTCCTGGAAGACGAGGGCCAGCTGCACATCCGCAGCCTCGACGGCAGCTACGACTTCCAGGTCATGGATTTCCTCGACGCAGCCTTTTCCGCCCAGACCATCAACAGCTTCCGGGTCATGCCCAAGGCGCCCCACGTTCCGCGGGTGACCATCGACCGCATGGTGGTGCAGCGGGAGAGCTGGCGCATCCCCGCCGCGGAGCTTGACTTCCCCGGCGCCAAGACCGAGCCCGAGCGCTTCCTGGGGGCCCGCCGCTGGGCCCGCAGCCACGGCATCCCGCGCTTCGTCTTCGCCCGTTCGCCGTACGAGAACAAACCCTTCTTCGTCGACTTCGACAGCCCGCCGGCGGTGGAGATCTTCTGCCGTATCGCCCGCCGGGCCATCGACCGCGGCGGCGAGGAGATCCGCCTGGGCGTCTCCGAAATGCTCCCCGACTTCGACGATTGCTGGCTCCAGGACGCCGAGGGCAACCACTACACCAGCGAGCTGCGGGTGGTGGCGGTGGACCTGGCGGAGGGCGGCGCCAACGCCGAGCATCCCGGGCTGCGGGTGGGCGGCGAGGAGAGCTGA
- a CDS encoding glycosyltransferase — protein sequence MSSTSAADAPRSPALGPSPTPEISVVLACFDQTRELELTLLSFLRQDFPQDRYELIVVDDHSPDHSARKVVARLRHSFPDASIHYLRQHRQDGGEYFSSALVKNLGTRLARGRYVWFNNAEIVQAGESLQYVSQQHREEPGPLCLRGRVIDLPFEQLWGKTQAELDSLHDATDRGRERVATADHAGLASMRRDILVALGGNDERFDHWGKEDLDLAARLKRVGVTYRYDEEVKSFHISHPPNHVKGPDYDRMCRLLEENNSREVVEVNRGYLWGERTLAPAESFDGTLILAAGDGTEDDLGDLEQRLETALYGDGGERCEVLVACLDEHRPAVEERLEQRFLAVPCIALAGADTADDARRTLARIRTESAALWLPKASDPRPAWHPIPAVAKQLEAWLDRSTHPNEALAAAE from the coding sequence ATGAGCTCGACTTCGGCAGCCGACGCCCCCCGCTCTCCCGCGCTGGGACCGTCCCCGACACCGGAGATCTCGGTCGTCCTGGCCTGCTTCGACCAAACTCGCGAGCTCGAGCTGACGCTGCTGTCCTTTCTACGGCAGGATTTTCCCCAAGATCGCTACGAGCTCATCGTGGTGGACGACCACTCCCCGGACCACAGCGCCCGGAAGGTGGTGGCGAGGCTGCGCCACAGCTTCCCGGATGCCTCCATCCACTACCTCCGCCAGCATCGCCAGGACGGCGGTGAGTATTTCTCCTCGGCGCTGGTCAAGAACCTCGGCACCCGCCTCGCCCGCGGCCGCTACGTTTGGTTCAACAACGCCGAGATCGTCCAGGCCGGGGAGAGTCTGCAATACGTTTCCCAGCAGCATCGGGAGGAGCCAGGGCCTCTGTGTCTCCGGGGCCGGGTCATCGATCTGCCCTTCGAGCAGCTGTGGGGCAAGACCCAGGCGGAGCTCGACTCCCTCCACGATGCCACCGACCGTGGCCGCGAGCGGGTCGCCACCGCCGACCACGCGGGCCTCGCCTCCATGCGCCGGGACATCCTTGTGGCCCTGGGCGGCAACGACGAGCGCTTCGACCACTGGGGCAAAGAGGACCTGGACCTGGCCGCGCGGCTCAAGCGCGTCGGGGTGACCTACCGCTACGACGAAGAGGTCAAGTCCTTCCACATCTCCCATCCGCCCAATCACGTCAAGGGCCCGGACTACGACCGCATGTGCCGCCTGCTGGAGGAGAACAACTCCCGCGAGGTGGTGGAGGTCAACCGGGGATACCTGTGGGGCGAGCGCACCCTGGCGCCGGCGGAGAGCTTCGACGGCACGCTGATCCTGGCCGCCGGCGACGGCACCGAGGACGACCTAGGCGATCTGGAACAGCGCCTGGAGACCGCCCTCTACGGCGACGGCGGCGAGCGCTGCGAGGTGCTGGTGGCCTGTCTCGACGAGCACCGGCCGGCGGTGGAAGAGCGCCTCGAGCAGCGCTTCCTGGCGGTGCCCTGCATCGCCCTTGCGGGAGCCGATACCGCCGACGACGCCCGCCGTACCCTGGCTCGGATTCGCACCGAGAGCGCCGCCCTATGGCTTCCCAAGGCCTCCGATCCCCGGCCGGCCTGGCACCCGATCCCCGCCGTCGCGAAGCAGCTGGAGGCCTGGCTGGACCGATCCACTCATCCCAATGAAGCCCTGGCGGCCGCCGAGTGA
- a CDS encoding Coenzyme F420 hydrogenase/dehydrogenase, beta subunit C-terminal domain yields the protein MNATLPIHDTAKGRPSPKGGEPLCHINPDWLNIESVVENDLCTQCGACGAMCPHDTIDLTRDEHYRYFPKVKDESLCVEKCKSLCVQVCAGVQEDPSLWERNPIVAETYDEYCGGAITDTWIGYSTDDAIRSRGTSGGLVTGLLVYLLESGQIDGALLVGSNKKDPMQHDILIARTREEIEDAWGSKYYPMPMGERFRELVSSTERFAVVLLGCHMRSLRLMERKLPRLEMSIVLRIGLICGYCAGFKAIVDQARDWEIDLKSNERIDYREGKWPGHVRIQGQDKVERKLIYEFLPRIPFTTNYRCTICSDLMNETADVVVGDAWLKELTDRKDEGWSVIAARNRKVVPLIESAIEDGALYLEPADSETFVRSQEKPMRYKKHALTTRLKFANKVMGKTLPNIDLSRYPDGFDTNFWNRLGNRLFMTTMWTFALNDPLRRAMYRFVPNATVQWWVRSIFLMIAHDGKGSFLSKWLLKKEPMLNCDA from the coding sequence ATGAACGCCACCCTCCCGATCCACGACACCGCCAAGGGGCGGCCGTCCCCCAAGGGCGGCGAGCCGCTGTGCCACATCAATCCCGACTGGCTGAACATCGAGTCGGTGGTGGAAAACGATCTGTGCACCCAATGCGGCGCCTGCGGCGCCATGTGCCCCCACGACACCATCGACCTGACCCGCGACGAGCACTACCGCTACTTCCCCAAGGTCAAGGACGAATCCCTGTGCGTCGAGAAATGCAAGAGCCTGTGCGTGCAGGTTTGCGCCGGCGTCCAGGAGGATCCGTCGCTGTGGGAGCGCAATCCCATCGTGGCGGAGACTTACGACGAGTACTGCGGCGGCGCCATCACCGACACCTGGATCGGCTACTCCACCGACGACGCCATCCGCAGCCGCGGCACCTCCGGCGGCCTGGTCACGGGCCTGCTGGTCTACCTGCTGGAGAGCGGCCAGATCGACGGCGCGCTGCTGGTGGGGTCGAATAAGAAGGACCCCATGCAGCACGACATCCTCATCGCCCGCACCCGCGAGGAGATCGAGGACGCCTGGGGCTCGAAGTACTACCCCATGCCCATGGGCGAACGCTTCCGCGAGCTGGTCTCGTCGACGGAGCGTTTCGCCGTGGTGCTCCTCGGCTGCCACATGCGCTCGCTGCGGCTGATGGAGCGCAAGCTGCCGCGGCTGGAGATGTCCATCGTCCTGCGCATCGGACTGATCTGCGGCTATTGCGCCGGCTTCAAGGCCATCGTCGACCAGGCCCGGGATTGGGAGATCGATCTCAAGTCCAATGAACGCATCGACTACCGCGAGGGCAAATGGCCGGGTCACGTGCGCATTCAAGGCCAGGACAAGGTCGAGCGCAAGCTGATCTACGAATTCCTGCCGCGCATCCCGTTCACCACCAACTACCGCTGCACCATCTGCTCGGACCTGATGAACGAGACCGCCGACGTGGTGGTGGGGGACGCCTGGCTCAAGGAGCTCACGGACCGCAAGGATGAAGGCTGGTCGGTGATCGCGGCGCGCAACCGCAAGGTGGTACCGCTCATCGAATCGGCCATCGAGGACGGCGCCCTCTACCTCGAGCCGGCGGATAGCGAGACCTTCGTGCGCAGTCAGGAAAAGCCCATGCGCTACAAGAAACACGCCCTGACCACGCGGCTCAAATTCGCCAACAAGGTGATGGGCAAGACCCTGCCCAACATCGACCTCAGCCGCTATCCGGACGGCTTCGACACCAACTTCTGGAATCGCCTGGGCAATCGGTTGTTCATGACCACCATGTGGACCTTCGCCCTCAACGACCCCCTGCGCCGCGCCATGTACCGCTTCGTGCCCAACGCGACGGTGCAGTGGTGGGTGCGCTCGATCTTCCTGATGATCGCCCACGACGGGAAAGGCTCGTTCCTCTCCAAGTGGCTGCTGAAGAAGGAGCCGATGCTCAACTGCGACGCCTGA